The following are encoded together in the Xanthomonas vesicatoria ATCC 35937 genome:
- the htpG gene encoding molecular chaperone HtpG has protein sequence MTVDTDKQTLGFQTEVKQLLQLMIHSLYSNKEIFLRELVSNAADAADKLRFEALVKPELLEGGSDLRIRVDYDKDARTVTIDDNGIGMSREDAVSHLGTIAKSGTADFLKHLSGDQKKDANLIGQFGVGFYSAFIVADQVDVYSRRAGLPANEGVHWSSRGEGEFEIASIDKPERGTRIVLQLKDGEESFADGWTLRNILKKYSDHIGLPIEMRKEHYGEDADKPAEPEWEVVNRASALWTRPKSEIKDAEYQEFYKHVAHDAGNPLAWSHNKVEGKLEYTSLLFVPGRAPFDLYHRDSAKGLKLYVQRVFIMDQAEQFLPLYLRFIKGVVDSSDLSLNVSREILQSGPVVDSMKSALTKRSLDMLEKLAKDKPDDYATFWRNFGQALKEGPAEDYANREKIAGLLRFSSTHDTSGAQSVGLADYVSRLTEGQDKLYYLTGESYAQIKDSPHLEVFRKKGIEVLLLTDRIDEWLMSYLTEFDGKSFVDVARGDLDLGKLDSEEDKKAQEEVAKSKEGLASRIKAALGDDVAEVRVSHRLTDSPAILAIGQGDLGLQMRQLLEASGQAVPESKPVFEFNPGHPLIEKLDAEQDMDRFGDLSRVLFDQAALAAGDSLKDPAGYVRRLNKLLLELSA, from the coding sequence CGACAAGCAGACGCTGGGCTTCCAGACCGAGGTCAAGCAGCTGCTGCAGCTGATGATCCATTCGTTGTACTCGAACAAGGAAATCTTCCTGCGCGAGCTGGTTTCCAATGCTGCCGACGCCGCCGACAAGCTGCGCTTCGAAGCCCTTGTCAAGCCCGAGCTGCTGGAAGGCGGCAGCGATCTGCGCATCCGCGTCGACTACGACAAGGACGCGCGCACCGTCACCATCGACGACAACGGCATCGGCATGAGCCGCGAGGATGCGGTCTCGCATCTGGGCACCATCGCCAAGTCCGGCACGGCCGACTTCCTCAAGCATCTGAGCGGCGACCAGAAAAAGGACGCCAACCTGATCGGCCAGTTCGGCGTGGGTTTCTACAGCGCCTTCATCGTCGCCGACCAGGTGGACGTGTATTCGCGCCGCGCCGGCCTGCCCGCCAACGAAGGTGTGCATTGGTCTTCGCGTGGCGAAGGCGAATTCGAGATCGCCAGCATCGACAAACCCGAGCGCGGCACCCGCATCGTGCTGCAGCTGAAGGACGGCGAAGAGTCCTTCGCCGACGGCTGGACCTTGCGCAACATTCTCAAGAAGTACTCCGATCACATCGGCCTGCCGATCGAGATGCGCAAGGAGCATTACGGCGAAGACGCCGACAAGCCGGCCGAGCCGGAGTGGGAAGTGGTCAACCGCGCCAGCGCGCTGTGGACGCGCCCCAAGTCCGAAATCAAGGACGCCGAATACCAGGAGTTCTACAAGCACGTCGCGCACGATGCGGGCAACCCGCTGGCGTGGAGCCATAACAAGGTCGAAGGCAAGCTGGAGTACACCTCGCTGCTGTTCGTGCCCGGCCGCGCCCCGTTCGACCTGTATCACCGCGATTCGGCCAAGGGGCTGAAGCTGTACGTGCAGCGCGTTTTCATCATGGACCAGGCCGAGCAGTTCCTGCCGCTGTACCTGCGTTTCATCAAGGGCGTGGTGGATTCGTCGGACCTGTCGCTCAATGTCTCGCGCGAGATCCTGCAGTCCGGCCCGGTGGTGGACTCGATGAAGTCCGCACTGACCAAGCGCTCGCTGGACATGCTGGAGAAGCTGGCCAAGGACAAGCCGGACGACTACGCCACCTTCTGGCGCAACTTCGGCCAGGCACTGAAGGAAGGCCCGGCCGAGGATTACGCAAACCGCGAAAAGATCGCCGGCCTGCTGCGCTTCTCCTCCACGCACGACACCAGCGGCGCGCAGAGCGTGGGCCTGGCCGACTACGTGAGCCGCCTGACCGAAGGCCAGGACAAGCTGTATTACCTCACCGGCGAGAGCTACGCGCAGATCAAGGACAGCCCGCATCTTGAGGTGTTCCGCAAGAAGGGCATCGAAGTGCTGCTGCTCACCGACCGCATCGACGAATGGCTGATGAGCTACCTCACCGAGTTCGACGGCAAGTCGTTCGTGGACGTAGCCCGCGGCGACCTGGACCTGGGCAAGCTGGATTCGGAAGAAGACAAGAAGGCGCAGGAAGAAGTCGCCAAGTCCAAGGAAGGCCTGGCCTCTCGCATCAAGGCCGCGCTCGGCGACGACGTCGCCGAAGTGCGCGTCTCGCACCGCTTGACCGACTCCCCTGCCATCCTGGCAATTGGCCAGGGCGACCTGGGTCTGCAGATGCGCCAGCTCCTCGAAGCCAGCGGCCAGGCCGTGCCGGAAAGCAAGCCGGTGTTCGAGTTCAACCCTGGCCACCCGCTGATCGAGAAACTGGATGCGGAACAGGATATGGACCGGTTTGGCGATTTGAGCCGGGTGTTGTTCGATCAGGCTGCGTTGGCGGCGGGCGATAGCCTCAAGGATCCGGCCGGGTATGTGCGGCGGTTGAATAAGTTGTTGCTGGAGCTGTCTGCTTAA